AATCAGATGAATGCCGTCATCAAACAAAATCCTGGACAGTGCCGCTGAGATATAGCCTTTATCTGCATACATTTTTCCTGTAAAAGCTTTGATAAAGTTAGGATTTTTAAGGGGATCACGATCGTCCATATTTCCCGGACTAATCAGGAAGTTGAGCAATTCTCCCTTATCATTGACAGCCAGATGAAGTTTAAATCCGAAGAAAAATCCTATTGAAGATTTACCCAACTGGCCAATGCCCTTGAAGACTTTATGGTTGGATATACGCTTGTTTTTGCACACACGCAGCGGAGTGGAATCTATGAATGAGATACCGGTGCACTTTCCCATACAGCACTCTTTGACAAATAATGCCAGCGGCAAATTGGCACCAGCCATAAGCTCAACGAAGCGATTATATGAAACGGTCTTGGGGAAAAGATGACACATGTGTACCTTGACATATTGAGTATAGAAGCACTTGATGGTGCGATATCCACTGTGATGAAACAGAATCATAATTGTGATCACCTCGCTGGTAGACAGATTTGGCTTTCGCTTGGGGGTATTTCCAAGCATATGCTTGGCCATTGAGCGATGAAAGCCGATGCAGAAGTTGTCAACCAGGCAGTATATTTCGGTAATTTTATTGTCGGATAATGTCATGACTTATTTTGCTATGTTGTTGTTATTGGTAGACTTAATATAGCAATTTGTTGTGACTTATCCGACATATAAATTGTGCTTTTTCAACAATTTGTCGATCAACTTTAGCCTAATTATTAATCGAACTCAGGTTTATGCGAACAGGGTAAATGCGGGGGGTGGGTGTAGCCGTGGCCCTGTGGTATTTAGCCCGGATTATTCACCAGGAAATTTGCCTGCTGCCAAGGCCGCACATGTATGACTGATCTGCTCAGCCGCTATCCGCAACGTGCTTCCCCAAAAAAGCAAGGGACCTATCTTTGATTTGGGGTTTTTGATCTGCTCCCGCAGCTCCTGATGTTCACGGGGTTTTCCCAAAAAAAACAACAGCATGAACCGCTTATCAGGCCCGTGGTGGGGGAACATGTTTTTTTTTGAGGTTTGCGCGTCAGCGTTTTGCGGTGCTGAAATTTTGGCATACAGCCGGATATTATGGCTGAATTTGAGCATTGTTCTCTCTTTTTCCTGCCTAATTGGGGTGAGGCTGAATCTTGGCGCTTGTTTTGAACTTTAAGGGCCAAACTAATGCTTCCCGTACTGAAACTGCATGCCTGTTGTGTGGAAGCTCAACTGAACTATCTGACTTTTTATGAAGCCCAAATATTCTGATTTACTATTCGGAGACGGACGCCTTGAGGATTTTGAACAAGCCATCCCCCTGCTTTCTGAGGAAGAAGAGCGCCAAATGAGTGAATCATCCATACCGGATTCCCTTCCGATTCTTCCGTTAAAAAACACCGTGCTTTTTCCGGGGGTTGTCATACCCATAACGGTCGGGCGCGACCGCTCGCTGGAGCTGGTCAAGGACGCCTATGCGACCGATAAGATCATCGGTATTGTATCGCAAAAAGACGCAGAAATGGAAGACCCCGGCTCCGGTGATCTGTATCAGATCGGAACCGTTGCCCAAATTCTGAAGCTCATCAAAATGCCAGACGGCAGCAAAAGCATTGTCATTCAGGGCAAGAGCGTGTTTCAGATTAACGAGTTTCAGACGCTTGAGCCGTACTTTAAGGCAAGCGTGAGCCCCTATAAAAATGTGGCCGACATGGAAGGCCTGGAGCTCGACGCGGCGATTCGCAGCGTAAAGGAGACTTCGGCGCAAATTGTGAACAAATCGCCGAATATCCCATCCGAAGCGGTTGTCGCCATCAACAACATCAACAGTCCGAACTTTCTGCTGAACTTCATTGCGTCCAACCTGAATGTGGGCATTGAGGAAAAACAGCGCCTGCTCGAAATACGGGAGTTTTCGGTTCGGCTGAAAACCGTGATTCAGCACCTTGAAAAAGAGCTGCAGGTGCTGAGCCTGAGCGAGCAAATCCGCACGAAAGTGAAAACGGATATTGACGAGCAACAGCGCGATTTCTACCTGCGTCAGCAGCTCAAGGCCATTCAGGAAGAGCTGGGCGAAGGCACCGAGCAGCAGGAAGTGCAAAAGCTGCGTGCCCGTGCCGAAAAGCGCAAAAAGGAATTTCCGCAGGACGTCTGGAAAACCCTGACCAAGGAGCTCGACCGGCTTGAGCGAACGCCCGCGCAGGCGCCGAATCACGGCGTGATTCTGAACTATGTGGAGACCATTATTGATCTGCCGTGGAATAAATTCACGAAGGATAAGCTCGATCTCAAAAAAGCGCGCGGCGTTTTGGATGAAGATCACTACGGACTCGAAAAAGTTAAGAAGCGTATCATCGAGTACCTTGCGGTGCTGAAGCTCAAAAAGGATATGAAAGCGCCGATTTTGTGTTTTTACGGCCCCCCGGGTGTAGGAAAAACGTCGCTCGGGAAATCCATTGCGCGGTCAATCAACCGCAAGTTTGCGCGTATCAGTCTGGGCGGCCTGCGGGATGAGGCCGAAATTCGCGGTCACCGCCGGACCTACATCGGGGCGCTGCCGGGGCGTATCATCCAAAACATGAAAAAAACCGGCGCAAGCAACCCGGTAATGATGTTAGATGAAATCGACAAAGTAGGGGCGGACTTCCGGGGCGACCCTACTTCTGCCCTGCTCGAGGTGCTCGATCCGGAGCAAAACAACACGTTTTACGACAACTACCTGGAGCTGGAGTACGACCTGAGCAAGGTGCTGTTCATCGCTACGGCCAACTCGCTGGAGACCATCCCCGCGCCTTTACGCGACCGCATGGAAATTATCCCCATCAGCGGCTACACGCTGGAGGAAAAAACAGAGATTGCGAAGAAGTATCTGATTCCGCGGCAGCGCGAAGAGAACGGCCTGAAGGAAGCGCAGATGGACTTCGACGAAGCCGCGATTCATGCAATTATAGACGGATACACGCGGGAATCCGGGGTTCGGAATCTAAGCCGTGAAATCGGTTCGGTTGCCCGAAATGTCGCGACCGGTATTGCGTTGGATGATATCGAAAACAGAAGCATTGACAAGGCGGCGGTTGAAGACATTCTCGGCAAGCGCCGCTTTTTCAGCGATGTGGCCGAGCGCACAACCGTACCGGGCGTGGCAACCGGCCTGGCCTGGACGCCCTACGGCGGCGACATTCTCTTCATTGAAGCAAGCGTATCCCGCGGTTCCGGTAAGATTCAGATCACCGGTCAGCTGGGCGACGTGATGAAGGAATCTGCGAGCCTGGCGGTTTCGCACCTTAAAACGATAGCCGACGATCTCGGTATTCCGCAGCATGCATTCAAAGAGTGGGACCTGCACCTGCACGTTCCGGCGGGCTCGGTTCCCAAAGACGGGCCCAGTGCCGGCGTTGCCATGCTTTCTGCCGTTGCTTCCATTTTTACGCAGCGCAAGGTAAAATCTACCATTGCCATGACCGGAGAAATCACCCTGCGCGGGGCCGTTCTGCCTGTTGGCGGTATTAAGGAAAAAGTTTTGGCAGCCAAACGGGCCGGTATTTCAACGGTTCTGCTTCCTGCCAAAAATGAGAAAGACGTAGACGAAATCGAGGCT
This genomic stretch from Cyclonatronum proteinivorum harbors:
- a CDS encoding IS982 family transposase, with translation MTLSDNKITEIYCLVDNFCIGFHRSMAKHMLGNTPKRKPNLSTSEVITIMILFHHSGYRTIKCFYTQYVKVHMCHLFPKTVSYNRFVELMAGANLPLALFVKECCMGKCTGISFIDSTPLRVCKNKRISNHKVFKGIGQLGKSSIGFFFGFKLHLAVNDKGELLNFLISPGNMDDRDPLKNPNFIKAFTGKMYADKGYISAALSRILFDDGIHLITQIRKNMKNCLMSLNDKILLRKRSVIETINDELKNMCQIEHSRHRSFANFLSNLLSGLAAYSFFPKKPAIKYESVHTNQLSMI
- the lon gene encoding endopeptidase La, whose product is MKPKYSDLLFGDGRLEDFEQAIPLLSEEEERQMSESSIPDSLPILPLKNTVLFPGVVIPITVGRDRSLELVKDAYATDKIIGIVSQKDAEMEDPGSGDLYQIGTVAQILKLIKMPDGSKSIVIQGKSVFQINEFQTLEPYFKASVSPYKNVADMEGLELDAAIRSVKETSAQIVNKSPNIPSEAVVAINNINSPNFLLNFIASNLNVGIEEKQRLLEIREFSVRLKTVIQHLEKELQVLSLSEQIRTKVKTDIDEQQRDFYLRQQLKAIQEELGEGTEQQEVQKLRARAEKRKKEFPQDVWKTLTKELDRLERTPAQAPNHGVILNYVETIIDLPWNKFTKDKLDLKKARGVLDEDHYGLEKVKKRIIEYLAVLKLKKDMKAPILCFYGPPGVGKTSLGKSIARSINRKFARISLGGLRDEAEIRGHRRTYIGALPGRIIQNMKKTGASNPVMMLDEIDKVGADFRGDPTSALLEVLDPEQNNTFYDNYLELEYDLSKVLFIATANSLETIPAPLRDRMEIIPISGYTLEEKTEIAKKYLIPRQREENGLKEAQMDFDEAAIHAIIDGYTRESGVRNLSREIGSVARNVATGIALDDIENRSIDKAAVEDILGKRRFFSDVAERTTVPGVATGLAWTPYGGDILFIEASVSRGSGKIQITGQLGDVMKESASLAVSHLKTIADDLGIPQHAFKEWDLHLHVPAGSVPKDGPSAGVAMLSAVASIFTQRKVKSTIAMTGEITLRGAVLPVGGIKEKVLAAKRAGISTVLLPAKNEKDVDEIEADIIQGLEFRYIDRMETLLDLVLEREAVEQPALKFKKIEENGKLAGTKHPTP